Proteins encoded in a region of the Azospirillum sp. TSH58 genome:
- a CDS encoding sugar transferase: MGIPQSIQLGAAPLEPATLAGTASAADLVARLPAMEPLHRNRVKRAFDLVGAVGLILFFGPLMLIVGLLITLDGGPAVFGHRRIGTEGRDFTCWKFRSMVVNAPEVFEKLIESDPEARAEWEATRKLRNDPRITWIGRFLRRTSLDELPQLFNVLTGDMSLVGPRPIVQEEVARYHVCFPFYTRCRPGLTGLWQVSGRNDVDYGQRVQLDTAYLLGWSLWGDIRILLRTVGVMLSGKGAY; this comes from the coding sequence ATGGGTATTCCGCAGTCCATCCAGTTGGGTGCTGCACCGCTGGAGCCGGCGACGCTTGCCGGCACGGCGTCCGCCGCGGACCTGGTCGCGCGCTTGCCGGCCATGGAACCGCTGCACCGCAACCGGGTGAAACGGGCCTTCGACCTCGTGGGTGCGGTCGGGCTGATCCTGTTCTTCGGACCGCTGATGCTGATCGTCGGGCTGCTCATCACGCTGGACGGTGGCCCGGCGGTGTTCGGTCACCGGCGCATCGGGACCGAGGGACGCGACTTCACCTGCTGGAAATTCCGCTCCATGGTGGTCAACGCGCCGGAGGTCTTCGAGAAGCTGATCGAATCCGACCCGGAGGCCCGTGCGGAGTGGGAGGCCACGCGCAAGCTGCGCAACGATCCCCGCATCACCTGGATCGGCCGCTTCCTGCGCCGCACCAGCCTGGACGAGCTGCCGCAGCTCTTCAACGTCCTGACGGGCGACATGAGCCTGGTCGGCCCGCGCCCCATCGTGCAGGAGGAGGTCGCGCGCTATCACGTCTGCTTCCCCTTCTACACGCGCTGCCGCCCCGGACTGACCGGGCTGTGGCAGGTCAGCGGACGCAACGACGTGGATTATGGCCAGCGCGTCCAGCTCGACACCGCCTATCTGCTGGGCTGGAGCCTGTGGGGCGACATCCGCATCCTGCTGCGCACGGTCGGCGTGATGCTCAGCGGAAAAGGTGCCTATTAA
- the hybE gene encoding [NiFe]-hydrogenase assembly chaperone HybE — MIPGAPEAGFAADARPSCGACGAVYDPAAGDPGREVPPGTPFGGLPDYWRCPGCGGPQHGFTVVAPPDGDPMDARVAALTASYRLIAERDMAGVPICNAALAVEALGFRPHGPGWIGCVIAPWFLNAVLIPRDPASWADRRDGDKVDIALPSGAYRFTAARVGVLGTLAVIPLASAMNVFTDQPDARAAAALALDHLMREPQQPAPLTEPSPASDAEAAKPALSRRSLFGRARR, encoded by the coding sequence GTGATCCCCGGCGCCCCCGAGGCGGGTTTCGCTGCCGACGCGCGCCCGTCCTGCGGGGCTTGCGGCGCGGTCTACGACCCCGCGGCGGGCGATCCGGGACGGGAGGTGCCGCCGGGAACGCCCTTCGGCGGCCTGCCGGACTATTGGCGCTGTCCGGGTTGCGGCGGCCCGCAGCATGGCTTCACCGTCGTCGCACCGCCGGACGGCGATCCCATGGACGCGCGCGTCGCCGCCCTGACCGCCAGCTACCGCCTGATCGCGGAGCGCGACATGGCCGGCGTTCCCATCTGCAACGCCGCCCTGGCGGTGGAGGCGCTGGGGTTCCGCCCCCACGGGCCGGGCTGGATCGGCTGCGTCATCGCCCCCTGGTTCCTGAACGCCGTGCTGATCCCGCGCGATCCCGCCTCGTGGGCGGACCGGCGCGACGGCGACAAGGTGGACATCGCCCTGCCCTCCGGCGCCTACCGCTTCACCGCGGCGCGGGTGGGCGTTCTGGGGACCTTGGCGGTGATCCCGCTCGCCTCGGCGATGAACGTGTTCACCGATCAGCCGGACGCCCGCGCCGCCGCCGCGCTGGCGCTCGACCATCTGATGCGGGAACCGCAGCAACCGGCGCCACTGACCGAACCGTCGCCGGCAAGCGATGCGGAGGCGGCGAAGCCCGCCCTGTCCCGCCGCTCCCTGTTCGGAAGAGCGCGCCGATGA
- a CDS encoding HypC/HybG/HupF family hydrogenase formation chaperone, translating into MCLAVPARVIELLEDDRATVSLGGVKVACSLALVEGVAVDDYVIVHVGYALSKLDPEEAERTLALLAETGTVPTAA; encoded by the coding sequence ATGTGCCTCGCCGTCCCCGCCCGCGTGATCGAGCTTCTGGAGGACGACCGCGCCACGGTCAGCCTGGGCGGGGTGAAGGTCGCCTGCTCCCTGGCGCTGGTCGAGGGGGTGGCGGTGGACGACTATGTGATCGTCCATGTCGGCTACGCCCTGTCCAAGCTCGATCCGGAGGAGGCGGAGCGAACACTCGCCCTGCTCGCCGAGACCGGCACCGTGCCGACCGCCGCCTGA
- a CDS encoding nickel-dependent hydrogenase large subunit gives MSGTGAGLEGSVAVRLETAAGRLRAVSVQVRRPSAARALCGRTPDEAMRLVPLLFSLCGTAQSLAAAEALEGALGLDARPHAAARALLADAEAATNHAWQVLIDWPARLGEAPQPRELAGLRAAAAAIRPALYPARDGLRPGGGALRPDRAALTTAIAALRDGLERAVFAAPPPAGMAELERWAGAGGTSAARLMRRILAPDMAGFGACGVAALEPHPAGWFGVRLSADVAFSESPRQDGAPAHTGPLARQSAHPLVAALLARHGSGLAAHAAARLVELAGLAERLTEWSNRLEDAEPAPDNGTARHGAGSGAVETARGRLAHWLRLEDGRITDCRIVAPTEWNFAVDGPLAQGLAGAAADDALAERAGLLVAALDPCVASTITIQDED, from the coding sequence ATGAGCGGGACGGGCGCCGGGCTGGAAGGCAGCGTGGCGGTGCGGCTGGAAACCGCTGCCGGGCGGTTGCGCGCCGTGTCGGTGCAGGTCCGCCGCCCCTCCGCCGCCCGCGCCCTGTGCGGACGCACGCCCGACGAGGCGATGCGCCTCGTGCCGCTGCTGTTCAGCCTGTGCGGCACCGCCCAGTCGCTGGCTGCGGCGGAGGCTTTGGAGGGAGCGCTCGGCCTCGACGCCCGGCCTCACGCTGCCGCCCGCGCCCTGCTGGCCGACGCGGAAGCCGCGACGAACCACGCCTGGCAGGTTCTGATCGACTGGCCGGCGCGGCTGGGCGAGGCGCCGCAGCCCAGGGAACTGGCCGGTCTGCGCGCCGCGGCGGCGGCGATCCGTCCCGCGCTTTACCCGGCCCGCGACGGGCTGCGTCCCGGCGGCGGCGCCCTGCGGCCCGACCGCGCCGCCCTGACCACCGCCATCGCGGCCCTGCGCGACGGGCTGGAACGCGCCGTCTTCGCCGCCCCTCCCCCCGCCGGCATGGCGGAGCTTGAGCGCTGGGCCGGTGCGGGCGGGACGTCCGCGGCGCGGCTGATGCGCCGCATCCTGGCGCCGGACATGGCGGGCTTCGGTGCCTGCGGCGTGGCGGCACTGGAACCGCATCCGGCAGGATGGTTCGGCGTGCGGCTGTCCGCCGACGTGGCGTTTTCCGAGAGCCCCCGGCAGGACGGCGCCCCGGCCCACACCGGACCGCTGGCCCGCCAGAGCGCGCATCCGCTGGTCGCCGCGTTGCTGGCCCGGCACGGCTCCGGCCTCGCCGCCCACGCCGCCGCCCGGCTTGTCGAATTGGCCGGACTGGCGGAGCGTCTGACAGAGTGGTCGAACCGCCTGGAGGATGCCGAACCGGCTCCGGACAATGGCACCGCCCGGCACGGCGCGGGGAGCGGCGCCGTCGAAACGGCCCGCGGTCGCCTCGCCCACTGGCTGCGTCTGGAGGATGGCCGCATCACCGATTGCCGCATCGTGGCGCCGACCGAATGGAACTTCGCCGTGGACGGGCCGCTGGCCCAGGGCTTGGCCGGCGCTGCAGCCGATGACGCTCTGGCCGAGCGCGCGGGTCTCCTGGTGGCGGCGCTCGACCCCTGCGTGGCCTCCACCATCACGATTCAGGACGAGGACTGA
- a CDS encoding HupE/UreJ family protein — MKRFALASATAAAALAALPNAALAHTFGAHDAGLVHGFLHPVGGWDHLLAMVAVGLWAAQRGGKALWALPVAFVGAMIGGGLLGLAGIDLPQVELGIVLSVVALGALIALQSRLPLLASAGVVALFAVFHGHAHGAEMPEAAEPLLYGLGFALSTALLHGAGIGAALSLRRLVEGRKGALALRGTGAVVGLAGVALLALG, encoded by the coding sequence ATGAAACGTTTCGCTCTCGCGTCGGCCACCGCGGCGGCGGCCCTGGCCGCGCTGCCCAACGCGGCGCTCGCCCACACCTTCGGCGCCCACGACGCCGGGCTCGTCCATGGCTTCCTGCACCCGGTCGGCGGCTGGGATCACCTGCTGGCCATGGTCGCCGTCGGCCTGTGGGCCGCGCAGCGCGGCGGCAAGGCCCTGTGGGCGCTGCCGGTGGCCTTTGTCGGCGCGATGATCGGCGGCGGCCTGCTGGGTCTGGCCGGCATCGACCTGCCGCAGGTCGAGCTTGGCATCGTCCTGTCCGTGGTCGCCCTGGGCGCCCTGATCGCCCTGCAGTCCCGCCTGCCGCTGCTGGCTTCCGCCGGCGTGGTCGCCCTGTTCGCCGTGTTCCACGGCCACGCCCACGGTGCCGAGATGCCGGAGGCGGCGGAGCCGCTGCTCTACGGCCTGGGCTTCGCCCTGTCGACCGCGCTGCTGCACGGTGCCGGCATCGGCGCCGCCCTGTCGCTGCGCCGTCTGGTGGAAGGCCGCAAGGGCGCCCTGGCGCTGCGCGGCACGGGCGCCGTGGTCGGTCTGGCCGGCGTGGCGCTGCTCGCGCTGGGCTGA
- the hypB gene encoding hydrogenase nickel incorporation protein HypB yields MCTVCGCAEGETKIEAGHAHGHHHQHGHDHHHHDHEHHSHEHVGPDGKVYRHTHGDDHDHGHDHGTIDLGRGPAGTEVPGLSQTRLVAIEQDILAKNDSFAAVNRQLFAAKGVFVLNLMSSPGSGKTTLLTRTLTDLKGRFPMAVIEGDQQTSFDADRIRATGTPAIQVNTGKGCHLDAQMVTQAVGRLPVETGSVLFIENVGNLVCPAGFDLGEAHKVVVLSVTEGEDKPLKYPAMFAGADLLLVNKVDLLPHLTFDVARMIAYARQLKPDLRVIEVSATGGQGLEDWYGWIEEGLAKAVAAR; encoded by the coding sequence ATGTGCACGGTCTGCGGCTGCGCCGAAGGCGAAACGAAAATCGAAGCCGGCCACGCGCACGGCCATCATCACCAGCATGGTCATGACCATCACCACCATGATCATGAACACCACAGCCACGAGCATGTCGGCCCGGACGGCAAGGTCTACCGGCACACGCACGGCGACGACCACGATCATGGCCACGACCACGGCACCATCGACCTCGGCCGCGGCCCGGCGGGGACCGAGGTGCCGGGCCTGTCGCAGACCCGACTGGTCGCCATCGAACAGGACATCCTCGCCAAGAACGACAGCTTCGCCGCGGTGAACCGCCAGCTGTTCGCGGCCAAGGGCGTGTTCGTGCTGAACCTGATGTCCAGCCCCGGTTCGGGCAAGACGACCCTGCTGACCCGCACGCTGACCGACCTGAAGGGCCGCTTCCCGATGGCGGTGATCGAGGGCGACCAGCAGACCTCCTTCGACGCCGACCGCATCCGCGCCACCGGCACGCCGGCCATCCAGGTCAACACCGGCAAGGGTTGCCATCTCGACGCCCAGATGGTCACCCAGGCGGTGGGACGCCTGCCGGTGGAGACGGGCAGCGTCCTGTTCATCGAGAATGTCGGCAACCTCGTCTGCCCGGCCGGCTTCGACCTCGGCGAGGCGCACAAGGTCGTCGTGCTCTCGGTGACGGAAGGGGAGGACAAGCCGCTGAAATACCCGGCGATGTTCGCCGGCGCCGACCTGCTTCTGGTCAACAAGGTCGATCTTCTGCCGCACCTGACCTTCGACGTGGCGCGCATGATCGCCTACGCCCGCCAGTTGAAGCCCGACCTCCGCGTGATCGAGGTCTCCGCCACCGGCGGCCAGGGGCTGGAGGACTGGTACGGCTGGATCGAAGAGGGGCTTGCAAAGGCGGTCGCCGCGCGGTGA
- the hypF gene encoding carbamoyltransferase HypF: MKRRRIRVRGQVQGVGFRPFLHGLAHRFALTGWVLNDGDGVLAEIQGDAAERLLAALTEEAPPLARIDAIETVEIPVQSGEMGFAIRASRRGAVSTGIAPDAAVCPACLAELFDPTDRRYRYPFLNCTHCGPRFTITRGLPYDRPQTAMAGFPLCPDCAAEYADPADRRFHAQPTACPACGPRLSHSIDEVLAALRGGRIVAIKGLGGFHLACDAFDAAAVERLRARKQRNGKPFALMVANIASTERFVEVGAAERALLEGVARPVVLLRRRDGATTLPDSIAPGLAWLGIMLPYTPIHHLLFHEAAGRPDGTAWLERPQDLALVMTSANPGGEPLAIGNAEARRRLAGIADLIVDHDRDILIRADDSVMRVVAGAPAVLRRGRGHVPAPIRLPRPGPSVLAVGGHLKATVCLTRGNEAFLSQHIGDLDNAATLDFLEESVAHLRGILAVEPVAVAHDLHPDFQSTRFAESLGLPTLPVQHHHAHIAAVLAEHGVDGPALGLALDGFGLGADGGSWGGEMLLVECARFTRLGHLAPLAQPGGDVAARQPWRMAAAALARMGRGAEIAGRFAACGPADGVRRMIEAGINAPPTSSCGRWFDAACGLLGIRAVAGFEGEAPMALESLVRRPTVLEGGWRIDGGVLDLTPLLESLLQINAQEGADRFHGTLVAALVAWAMPELAARGLDRIALSGGCLMNAVLAEGLTTGFAARGVTALLPRQAPANDGGLGLGQAWVAMQSLLQEGPPPCASPSPPA, from the coding sequence GTGAAGCGACGGCGCATCCGGGTCCGTGGGCAGGTGCAGGGGGTCGGCTTCCGGCCCTTCCTGCATGGGCTGGCGCACCGCTTCGCCCTGACCGGCTGGGTGCTAAACGACGGGGACGGCGTGCTGGCGGAAATTCAAGGCGACGCCGCGGAACGCCTTCTGGCCGCGCTGACGGAAGAAGCCCCGCCGTTGGCGCGGATCGACGCGATTGAGACGGTCGAGATTCCCGTCCAGTCCGGCGAGATGGGCTTCGCCATCCGTGCCTCGCGGCGCGGCGCGGTCAGCACCGGGATTGCTCCCGACGCCGCCGTCTGCCCGGCCTGTCTGGCCGAACTGTTCGACCCGACGGACCGGCGCTACCGCTATCCGTTCCTCAACTGCACCCATTGCGGGCCGCGCTTCACCATCACGCGCGGCCTGCCCTACGACCGGCCGCAGACCGCCATGGCGGGCTTCCCCCTCTGCCCGGACTGCGCCGCCGAATACGCCGACCCCGCCGACCGCCGCTTCCACGCCCAGCCGACCGCCTGCCCGGCCTGCGGCCCGCGCCTGTCCCATTCCATCGACGAGGTGCTGGCCGCGCTGCGCGGCGGACGGATCGTCGCGATCAAGGGGCTGGGCGGCTTCCATCTCGCCTGCGACGCGTTCGACGCGGCGGCGGTGGAGCGGCTGCGCGCGCGCAAGCAACGCAACGGCAAGCCCTTCGCCCTGATGGTCGCCAACATTGCCTCCACGGAACGGTTCGTGGAGGTCGGAGCGGCGGAACGGGCATTGTTGGAAGGGGTGGCGCGGCCGGTGGTGCTGTTGCGGCGGCGGGACGGCGCCACGACGCTTCCCGATTCCATCGCCCCCGGCCTCGCCTGGCTGGGGATCATGCTGCCCTACACGCCGATCCATCATCTGCTGTTCCACGAGGCGGCCGGACGGCCCGACGGCACGGCGTGGCTGGAGCGGCCGCAGGACCTCGCCCTGGTCATGACCTCCGCCAACCCCGGCGGCGAACCGCTCGCCATCGGCAACGCCGAGGCCCGGCGACGGCTGGCGGGCATCGCCGACCTGATCGTCGACCATGACCGCGACATCCTGATCCGCGCCGACGACAGCGTGATGCGGGTGGTGGCGGGCGCGCCGGCTGTCCTGCGGCGGGGGCGCGGCCATGTTCCGGCCCCCATCCGCCTGCCGCGCCCCGGACCGTCGGTGCTGGCGGTCGGCGGGCATCTGAAGGCCACCGTCTGCCTGACCCGCGGCAATGAAGCCTTCCTCAGCCAGCACATCGGCGACCTCGACAACGCGGCGACCCTGGATTTCCTGGAGGAGAGCGTCGCCCATCTGCGCGGCATCCTGGCGGTGGAGCCGGTGGCCGTCGCCCACGACCTCCACCCCGACTTCCAGAGCACCCGCTTCGCCGAATCGCTCGGCCTGCCGACGCTGCCGGTGCAGCATCACCACGCCCACATCGCCGCGGTGCTGGCCGAGCATGGCGTGGACGGTCCGGCTCTTGGATTGGCGCTGGACGGCTTCGGGCTGGGGGCGGACGGCGGGTCCTGGGGCGGGGAGATGCTGTTGGTGGAGTGCGCCCGCTTCACCCGCCTCGGCCATCTGGCGCCGCTGGCCCAGCCGGGCGGCGACGTGGCGGCGCGCCAGCCCTGGCGCATGGCGGCGGCGGCGCTGGCCCGCATGGGGCGCGGCGCGGAGATCGCCGGGCGCTTCGCCGCCTGCGGCCCGGCCGACGGCGTGCGGCGGATGATCGAGGCGGGCATCAACGCGCCGCCCACCAGCTCCTGCGGACGCTGGTTCGACGCCGCCTGCGGCCTGCTGGGAATTCGTGCCGTCGCCGGCTTCGAAGGCGAGGCGCCGATGGCCCTGGAATCGCTGGTCCGCCGCCCCACGGTGCTGGAGGGCGGCTGGCGGATCGACGGCGGCGTGCTGGACCTCACCCCTCTGCTGGAAAGTTTGTTGCAGATCAATGCGCAGGAGGGGGCGGACCGGTTCCATGGCACCCTGGTCGCGGCGCTGGTCGCTTGGGCCATGCCGGAGCTGGCGGCGCGCGGCCTCGACCGCATCGCCCTGTCCGGCGGCTGCCTGATGAACGCCGTTCTGGCGGAGGGGCTGACCACCGGCTTTGCGGCGCGCGGCGTCACCGCGCTGCTGCCGCGCCAAGCGCCGGCCAACGACGGCGGGCTCGGCCTGGGACAGGCCTGGGTCGCCATGCAGAGTTTGCTTCAGGAAGGACCGCCCCCATGTGCCTCGCCGTCCCCGCCCGCGTGA
- the hypE gene encoding hydrogenase expression/formation protein HypE, whose translation MTDRRLFTRKLDLARGTVDMSHGSGGKAMAQLVRELFAAAFANPLLDQGNDQAAFDPPAGRMVVTTDGFVVSPLFFPGGDIGSLAVHGTVNDVAMAGAVPLYLTAGFILEEGFPLADLKRLVDSMAEAAREAGVSIVTGDTKVVERGKGDGVFITTTGIGVVPPGVAPSGERARPGDAILVSGTLGDHGVAIMSTRENLSFETDIRSDSAALHGLVAGMVAAVPDVHVLRDPTRGGLATTLNEIAHQSGVGMLLREADIPLKAEVAAACELLGLDPLYVANEGKLIAICAAEDTERLLAAMRAHPLGSEAAVIGTVVEDSHRFVQMETRFGGKRIVDWLSGEQLPRIC comes from the coding sequence ATGACCGACCGCCGCCTCTTCACCCGTAAGCTCGACCTCGCCCGCGGCACCGTGGACATGAGCCATGGATCGGGCGGCAAGGCCATGGCCCAGCTCGTGCGGGAGCTGTTCGCCGCTGCCTTCGCCAACCCGCTGCTCGACCAGGGCAACGATCAGGCGGCCTTCGACCCGCCCGCCGGGCGCATGGTGGTGACGACCGACGGCTTCGTCGTCTCCCCGCTGTTCTTTCCCGGCGGCGACATCGGGTCGCTGGCCGTGCATGGCACGGTGAACGACGTCGCCATGGCCGGGGCGGTGCCGCTCTACCTGACCGCCGGCTTCATCCTTGAGGAAGGCTTCCCGCTGGCCGACCTGAAGCGGCTGGTCGACAGCATGGCCGAAGCGGCGCGGGAGGCCGGGGTGTCCATCGTCACCGGCGACACCAAGGTGGTGGAGCGCGGCAAGGGCGACGGCGTCTTCATCACCACCACCGGCATCGGCGTGGTGCCCCCCGGCGTCGCCCCGTCCGGCGAGCGGGCGCGGCCCGGCGACGCGATCCTGGTCAGCGGCACCCTGGGCGACCATGGCGTCGCCATCATGTCCACCCGCGAGAATCTGAGCTTCGAGACGGACATCCGGTCGGACAGCGCGGCGCTGCACGGGCTGGTCGCCGGCATGGTCGCGGCGGTGCCGGACGTGCATGTGCTGCGCGACCCGACCCGCGGCGGTCTGGCGACGACGCTGAACGAGATCGCCCACCAGTCGGGAGTCGGCATGCTGCTGCGCGAGGCCGACATCCCGCTGAAGGCGGAGGTCGCGGCAGCCTGCGAACTCCTGGGGCTCGACCCGCTTTATGTCGCCAACGAGGGCAAGCTGATCGCCATCTGCGCGGCGGAGGACACGGAGCGCCTGCTGGCGGCCATGCGCGCCCATCCGTTGGGAAGCGAGGCCGCGGTCATCGGCACGGTGGTCGAGGACTCCCATCGCTTCGTGCAGATGGAAACGCGCTTCGGCGGCAAGCGCATCGTCGATTGGCTGTCCGGCGAGCAGCTTCCCCGCATCTGCTGA
- a CDS encoding S41 family peptidase, which produces MAKLLAALLLLMVAMGPACAVVPASRADTSIALDHYRQEFAKAKGTSSLPSPADRNYLLFSDVLRRVLAEHVKPGTPQALVEKAVAGLQKKKKEEPGATDRVLTEAALDAMLTSLDPYSAFLDSEHFRYMREQTQGEFGGLGIEVTMDEDSGLIRVVSPIDGSPAARAGLRTGDLIARIDEAQVKGMNLRDAVARMRGPVGTSVALTMRRNGGTSGNGGPDAPFRVSLTRAIVKIQPVRYRLEGDVAYIRIAAFNQQTSHALDDAVEDMRRQAHGRLAGAVLDLRNNPGGLLDQAVNVADRFLEAVDIVSVRGRDPDENRRYTGTPGDLLAGLPIVLLINSGSASASEIVAGALQDHSRALLFGTRSYGKGSVQTISSLSGDIGIRLTTARYFRPSGGLVDCFGVSPNLEIKPANDNSEETHPDPATCDPHATPPPPPRAWRIEDLCPDVAAAPSKPDADRPLDCAVAAIRTRLMGTLIGRP; this is translated from the coding sequence ATGGCGAAACTGCTGGCGGCGCTGTTGCTGCTGATGGTGGCGATGGGACCCGCCTGCGCGGTGGTGCCCGCATCCCGCGCGGACACCAGCATCGCGCTGGACCATTACCGGCAGGAATTCGCGAAGGCCAAGGGCACCTCCTCCCTCCCCTCCCCGGCGGACCGCAACTATCTCCTCTTTTCCGACGTCCTGCGCCGCGTGCTGGCCGAACATGTGAAGCCGGGCACCCCGCAGGCCCTGGTCGAAAAGGCCGTCGCCGGCCTCCAGAAGAAGAAGAAGGAGGAGCCGGGGGCCACCGACCGGGTGCTGACCGAGGCGGCCCTGGACGCCATGCTCACCTCCCTCGACCCTTATTCGGCCTTCCTCGACTCCGAGCATTTCCGCTACATGCGGGAGCAGACCCAGGGCGAGTTCGGCGGGCTGGGCATCGAGGTGACGATGGACGAGGACAGCGGCCTGATCCGCGTCGTGTCGCCCATCGACGGCTCGCCCGCCGCCCGCGCCGGCCTGCGCACCGGCGACCTGATCGCCCGCATCGACGAGGCTCAGGTCAAGGGCATGAACCTGCGCGACGCGGTGGCGCGCATGCGCGGCCCGGTCGGCACCTCCGTCGCCCTGACCATGCGCCGCAACGGCGGGACCAGCGGCAACGGCGGCCCCGACGCGCCGTTCCGCGTGTCGCTGACCCGCGCGATCGTGAAGATCCAGCCCGTCCGCTACCGGCTGGAGGGTGACGTCGCCTACATCCGCATCGCCGCCTTCAACCAGCAGACCTCGCACGCGCTGGACGACGCGGTGGAGGACATGCGTCGGCAGGCCCACGGGCGTCTCGCCGGTGCGGTGCTCGACCTGCGCAACAACCCCGGCGGCCTGCTCGATCAGGCGGTGAACGTCGCCGACCGCTTCCTGGAGGCGGTGGACATCGTGTCGGTGCGCGGCCGCGATCCCGACGAGAACCGCCGCTACACCGGCACGCCGGGCGATCTGCTGGCCGGCCTGCCCATCGTCCTGCTGATCAACAGCGGGTCAGCCTCAGCGTCGGAGATCGTGGCGGGCGCCCTGCAGGACCACAGCCGGGCGCTGCTGTTCGGCACGCGCAGCTACGGCAAGGGGTCGGTGCAGACCATCTCGTCGCTGTCCGGCGACATCGGCATCCGTCTGACCACGGCGCGCTACTTCCGCCCGTCCGGCGGGCTGGTCGACTGCTTCGGCGTGTCGCCGAACCTGGAGATCAAGCCGGCCAACGACAACAGCGAGGAAACCCACCCCGACCCGGCGACCTGCGACCCGCACGCCACCCCGCCGCCGCCGCCGCGCGCCTGGCGGATCGAGGATCTGTGCCCGGACGTGGCCGCCGCCCCGTCGAAGCCGGACGCCGACCGTCCGCTGGACTGCGCCGTCGCCGCCATCCGCACCCGCCTGATGGGCACGCTGATCGGGCGGCCGTAA
- the hypA gene encoding hydrogenase maturation nickel metallochaperone HypA produces the protein MHELALSQGIIDVIRDQAAAQGFTRVKMVRLVIGTLSHVEPQAIAFGFDAVSRGTIAEGAVLDIERPPGQAFCLSCEKPVPLPERSDPCPECGGHQLVVTGGEEMRVKELEVE, from the coding sequence ATGCACGAGCTGGCGCTCAGCCAGGGCATCATCGACGTGATCCGCGATCAGGCCGCGGCCCAGGGATTCACGAGGGTGAAAATGGTGCGGCTGGTCATCGGCACCCTGTCCCACGTCGAACCGCAGGCCATCGCCTTCGGCTTCGACGCGGTCAGCCGCGGCACCATCGCGGAGGGCGCCGTTCTGGACATCGAACGCCCGCCGGGTCAGGCCTTCTGCCTGTCCTGCGAGAAGCCGGTCCCGCTCCCCGAGCGGTCGGACCCCTGCCCGGAATGCGGCGGCCACCAGCTCGTGGTGACCGGTGGCGAGGAAATGCGCGTCAAGGAACTGGAGGTGGAGTGA
- a CDS encoding HypC/HybG/HupF family hydrogenase formation chaperone, with protein MCLGIPMQVLETDGFTARCAGRGEERRVNVMLIEEVPEGGWVLVHLDRAVRPLEVDEVEPLNRALDAILLAAQGENVDHLFADLMGKVDA; from the coding sequence ATGTGTCTCGGCATTCCGATGCAGGTCCTGGAGACCGACGGCTTCACCGCGCGCTGCGCCGGCCGCGGCGAGGAGCGGCGCGTCAACGTCATGCTGATCGAGGAGGTCCCGGAAGGCGGCTGGGTGCTGGTCCATCTCGACCGCGCCGTCCGCCCGCTGGAGGTGGATGAGGTGGAGCCGCTGAACCGCGCGCTCGACGCCATCCTGCTGGCCGCGCAGGGGGAGAACGTGGACCACCTGTTCGCCGACCTCATGGGAAAGGTGGACGCGTGA